The proteins below are encoded in one region of bacterium:
- a CDS encoding outer membrane lipoprotein carrier protein LolA has translation MRRKQIILFFLFFVFYSFASIAITVEEITKPLREKYQNSNTFIIYYQQHTQVKGLDKTDKFKGKIVFSKPDHFRWEGVDPEGRRQIIIIAKQDMLIYLTETDQLMKRKILGSFEKQLKNRYIPWLNISNDMRTKYIDAEVYKGKDVYKLEILPERSDEYKSMFFWVGENNQNVVKVEIIDTAENRTTLFFDSTIFTKEIPGEEFIFKPKPGTQIMEID, from the coding sequence ATGCGGCGTAAACAAATAATTTTGTTTTTTCTATTTTTTGTTTTTTATTCTTTTGCATCAATAGCAATAACTGTTGAAGAAATTACCAAACCTTTAAGGGAAAAATACCAGAATTCGAATACATTTATTATTTATTATCAACAGCATACCCAGGTAAAAGGTTTGGATAAAACAGATAAATTTAAAGGGAAAATTGTTTTTTCCAAACCTGACCATTTCCGCTGGGAAGGCGTGGACCCGGAAGGGCGCAGACAGATTATTATTATTGCGAAGCAGGATATGTTAATATACCTTACTGAAACGGACCAATTGATGAAAAGAAAGATTTTAGGATCTTTTGAAAAACAATTAAAAAACAGGTATATCCCATGGCTGAATATTTCGAATGACATGCGGACCAAATATATAGATGCCGAGGTATATAAAGGAAAGGATGTTTATAAACTTGAGATTCTGCCTGAACGGAGTGATGAATATAAAAGTATGTTTTTTTGGGTTGGTGAAAACAACCAGAATGTGGTAAAAGTGGAAATTATTGATACCGCGGAAAACCGGACAACTTTGTTTTTTGATTCCACAATATTCACTAAAGAAATACCCGGCGAGGAATTTATTTTTAAACCAAAACCCGGGACACAGATAATGGAAATAGACTAA
- a CDS encoding DNA translocase FtsK yields the protein MSISHEKKNEIFGIIILAFTIILSASLFSYDPNDLPFNTYPPNPKVSNYVGIIGAYLADGAAKVFGWGALLIPFIFVYFGWHKLRGETVERKYLKYGGTAGFLFTFCCLLWILGVEGKTYNSGGELGIIGVGILHKFFGVLGTYIVLSSLLAISLLLLLDNLLLFPVILNIKAFLTGKKEKSLILNELKQEEVLKEKPRPVINLIRKEAVSEAKLVMDKEEKEKAEPEKAKKIHVKKPKEEKAVETEKETGTIKDNKKYSLPSLEFLEDYSKVSSPNETKEEIEGKSKVLEEALRSFGVEANVIQVHQGPVITRYELQPAVGVKVSQIVNLADDISLVLKASPIRIVAPIPGKAAVGVEIPNKKSVTVGLRELLENKTQEEDSKLVLSLGKDISGTPFYFDLCRMPHLLIAGATGSGKSICINSIIMSVLFQAEPSDVKLIIVDPKRVEMKGYENIPHLLAPVVTDVKDAILALKWAVFEMEERYKIFASVGARDIDSYNNMPADKKKVKEGEEEKTYPEKVFYVVVIIDELADLMMSAGNEIEDTITRLAQMARAVGIHLVLATQRPSVDVITGLIKANFPSRIAFQVSSKIDSRTILDQNGAEKLLGGGDMLFSPPGASKPVRLQGAYVSSKEVERVTDFVRGQAGPEYKEDVFKVSQKSFSMEDGEDDVLFKDAVRIVLESGQASVSLLQRRLKIGYNRAARLVELMEAEGILGPYEVGRSREILVSQDYWEGL from the coding sequence ATGTCCATATCTCACGAAAAGAAAAATGAAATTTTTGGGATAATTATCCTCGCTTTCACGATTATCCTTTCGGCAAGCCTTTTCTCTTATGACCCGAATGACCTGCCGTTTAACACTTATCCGCCTAATCCAAAGGTAAGCAATTACGTAGGTATTATCGGCGCGTATTTAGCTGACGGCGCGGCTAAAGTTTTCGGCTGGGGGGCCCTATTAATCCCTTTTATTTTTGTTTATTTTGGGTGGCATAAGTTAAGAGGTGAGACGGTGGAAAGAAAATATTTAAAATACGGCGGGACAGCCGGGTTTCTTTTTACTTTTTGCTGTTTATTATGGATTCTTGGAGTTGAGGGGAAAACTTATAATTCCGGCGGGGAACTTGGAATAATCGGGGTGGGTATTTTACATAAATTCTTTGGAGTGCTTGGAACATATATTGTCCTTTCTTCTCTGCTTGCGATTTCTTTGCTTTTATTACTTGATAATTTATTGCTTTTCCCTGTGATTTTGAATATCAAGGCGTTTTTAACGGGAAAAAAGGAAAAAAGCCTGATTTTAAATGAGTTAAAACAGGAAGAAGTTTTAAAGGAAAAACCAAGGCCTGTAATTAACCTTATCCGCAAGGAAGCCGTTTCGGAAGCAAAACTTGTTATGGATAAAGAGGAAAAGGAAAAAGCCGAGCCTGAAAAGGCAAAGAAAATCCACGTTAAAAAACCTAAAGAGGAAAAAGCGGTGGAAACGGAAAAAGAAACCGGGACAATAAAGGATAATAAAAAATACAGCCTGCCGTCCCTGGAATTTTTAGAGGATTATTCAAAAGTAAGCAGTCCTAATGAAACAAAGGAGGAGATAGAGGGGAAATCGAAGGTTTTGGAAGAGGCCCTGAGAAGTTTCGGAGTTGAAGCGAATGTTATACAAGTGCACCAGGGGCCGGTTATAACCAGGTATGAGTTGCAGCCGGCGGTTGGCGTGAAAGTCAGCCAGATTGTGAATTTGGCGGACGATATTTCGCTGGTTTTGAAAGCATCGCCGATAAGAATAGTTGCCCCTATCCCGGGTAAAGCCGCGGTCGGAGTTGAGATACCAAATAAGAAATCAGTCACGGTGGGTTTAAGGGAACTGCTGGAGAATAAGACACAGGAAGAGGATTCAAAGCTTGTTTTGTCCCTGGGTAAAGATATTTCCGGGACGCCTTTTTATTTTGATTTGTGCAGGATGCCCCATCTTCTTATCGCGGGCGCCACGGGATCCGGGAAAAGCATTTGCATTAATTCAATAATTATGAGTGTTCTTTTCCAGGCTGAACCATCTGATGTTAAATTAATCATTGTGGATCCCAAAAGAGTGGAGATGAAAGGCTATGAGAATATACCGCACCTCCTGGCCCCTGTTGTTACGGACGTGAAAGACGCGATACTTGCCTTGAAATGGGCGGTATTTGAAATGGAGGAACGCTATAAGATTTTTGCATCGGTCGGTGCCAGGGACATAGACAGTTATAATAATATGCCGGCTGATAAAAAGAAAGTTAAAGAAGGCGAAGAAGAAAAAACTTATCCTGAAAAAGTATTTTATGTTGTTGTCATTATTGATGAGCTGGCTGACCTTATGATGTCGGCCGGGAATGAAATAGAAGATACCATTACACGCCTCGCGCAGATGGCGCGCGCCGTAGGCATACATCTTGTTCTTGCCACCCAGAGGCCGTCTGTGGATGTTATTACAGGACTGATTAAGGCCAATTTCCCGTCAAGAATAGCGTTCCAGGTTTCTTCAAAGATAGATTCGAGGACGATACTGGACCAGAATGGCGCGGAAAAATTATTAGGCGGGGGAGACATGCTTTTTTCGCCGCCCGGGGCGTCCAAGCCTGTCCGCCTGCAGGGAGCGTATGTAAGCAGTAAAGAGGTTGAACGTGTTACTGATTTTGTCAGGGGGCAGGCCGGCCCGGAATATAAAGAGGATGTTTTTAAGGTTTCGCAGAAATCTTTTTCCATGGAAGACGGGGAGGACGACGTTTTATTTAAAGACGCAGTCAGGATTGTTCTTGAAAGCGGGCAGGCATCAGTTTCTTTGTTGCAGAGAAGGTTAAAAATAGGTTATAATCGGGCCGCAAGGTTAGTGGAATTGATGGAGGCAGAGGGTATACTCGGGCCTTATGAAGTCGGGCGCTCCAGGGAAATACTGGTGTCCCAGGATTATTGGGAAGGTTTATAA
- a CDS encoding GNAT family N-acetyltransferase, protein MKKEIYIKIAEETSAFNPAEIEILDEVLADYFDNPKTTYILFDERNNDRILGFALFGRSPMTKFSWDIYWMVVGKEFQRKGIGKKLQERIEKHVLKKGEKAILMVETSSKPEYEATRNFYRKTGFIEMGRVPDFYKEDDSLVIFYKKLDISK, encoded by the coding sequence ATGAAAAAAGAAATATATATAAAAATAGCCGAAGAGACGTCCGCTTTTAATCCCGCGGAAATAGAGATACTGGATGAGGTCCTGGCCGACTATTTTGATAACCCAAAAACAACTTATATACTTTTTGACGAAAGAAATAATGATAGAATTTTGGGGTTTGCTTTGTTTGGCAGGTCACCGATGACAAAATTCAGCTGGGACATTTACTGGATGGTTGTGGGCAAGGAATTCCAGAGGAAAGGGATTGGAAAAAAGCTGCAGGAACGAATTGAAAAACATGTCCTTAAAAAAGGGGAAAAGGCTATTTTAATGGTTGAGACTTCTTCAAAACCTGAATATGAGGCGACGCGAAATTTTTATAGAAAGACAGGATTTATCGAGATGGGGCGGGTTCCTGATTTTTACAAGGAAGACGATTCCCTTGTGATTTTTTATAAGAAATTGGATATATCTAAATGA
- a CDS encoding ATP-grasp domain-containing protein, whose protein sequence is MFKGKKILIAVGKEAVRRKDVQDVLRCKACLEKVLLKKGLTFKTLFLGKKSFKKTENLKRTVLNYQPDCVFNLFEGFSDDSQKEAEFVRILEDINIPFTGSPSFSLYACLDKEKTKKILSKNNVPSPKGIFLKNVKKLKEYDINLPVFVKPCFEDASLGIDKDSLVTEKNRLHKILSKKLEEFPKGLILEEFIPGKEYNIGFLGEYPYKLLGISVLDYERFKGYSPFLTYRSKWKKNSYEFKRILPSLDYDIAGGFKNKLVNLAKKAGKVLKCRNYFRVDIREKDGKIFVLDVNPNPDINEDSGFMKQGYSAGYKYGDIIEKILQYSLKERDNKL, encoded by the coding sequence ATGTTTAAAGGTAAAAAGATACTTATTGCTGTAGGGAAAGAAGCGGTTCGAAGGAAAGATGTCCAGGATGTTTTAAGATGTAAAGCCTGCCTTGAAAAGGTTTTGTTAAAGAAAGGTTTGACTTTTAAAACACTTTTCCTGGGGAAAAAAAGTTTTAAAAAAACAGAAAACCTCAAAAGAACGGTTTTAAATTACCAGCCGGATTGTGTATTTAATCTTTTTGAAGGATTCAGCGATGATTCCCAAAAAGAAGCGGAATTCGTCCGGATACTGGAAGATATAAATATTCCTTTTACCGGCAGCCCGTCCTTTTCTTTATATGCCTGTTTAGATAAAGAAAAAACAAAAAAAATTTTAAGCAAAAACAATGTCCCCTCTCCTAAAGGTATTTTCCTGAAAAATGTAAAAAAATTGAAAGAATACGATATTAACCTTCCTGTTTTTGTAAAGCCCTGTTTTGAGGATGCCAGTTTAGGTATTGATAAAGATTCCCTGGTAACTGAAAAAAACCGGCTGCACAAAATTTTATCGAAAAAACTCGAAGAGTTTCCAAAAGGATTAATACTCGAGGAATTTATCCCGGGTAAAGAATATAATATAGGTTTTTTGGGAGAATACCCGTATAAATTGCTTGGGATATCCGTTCTGGATTACGAGAGATTTAAAGGATACAGTCCTTTTTTAACTTACAGATCAAAATGGAAAAAGAACAGTTATGAATTCAAAAGAATATTGCCGTCACTGGATTATGATATTGCAGGAGGTTTTAAAAATAAGCTTGTAAATCTGGCTAAAAAAGCGGGGAAGGTTTTAAAATGCAGGAACTATTTTAGAGTGGATATAAGGGAAAAAGACGGGAAAATATTTGTCCTGGATGTTAATCCTAACCCTGACATAAATGAGGACAGCGGATTTATGAAGCAGGGGTACAGCGCGGGCTACAAATATGGGGATATAATAGAAAAAATTTTACAATATTCTTTAAAAGAACGCGATAATAAATTATGA
- a CDS encoding DEAD/DEAH box helicase translates to MNSTQNTFYGLGIAPGLLDVLDRLKFKIPTPIQHKAIPIAIEGKDVMGIAQTGTGKTLAFGIPMVQRLTQKQGRGLVVVPTRELALQVNEAISKLTPIFKMKTTVLIGGESMYLQTQSLRHNPRIIIATPGRLIDHVGQKHIRLDDVSILVLDEADRMFDMGFAPQIERIIKLIPSDRQTMLFSATMPPGIVKIASTCMHMPVRTEIAPEGTAAELISQEMFIVKNDLKGKLLGELLKQYTGSVLMFVRTKIGAQKVTRLLRHMGYPAAEIHSDRSQFQRKEALYGFKIGKYRILVATDIAARGIDVRGIELVINYDLPDDLENYVHRIGRTGRAGREGHAISFATPEQGRDVQNIEKIIRTTIPKSSHPGITAEQFISMPKPPVSSRYSHRKKYQGFSHRSGYNAPANKYGARKTNRKPRPW, encoded by the coding sequence ATGAATTCAACTCAAAATACTTTTTACGGCCTTGGTATAGCGCCGGGGCTTCTTGATGTGCTTGACAGGCTGAAATTTAAAATTCCAACGCCAATCCAGCACAAAGCAATACCAATTGCTATTGAAGGCAAGGATGTTATGGGTATCGCGCAGACAGGCACAGGCAAGACACTCGCTTTTGGCATACCGATGGTCCAGCGCCTTACCCAGAAACAGGGCCGGGGGCTTGTGGTTGTTCCTACCCGTGAACTTGCTTTACAGGTAAACGAGGCCATTTCAAAACTTACCCCGATATTCAAGATGAAAACAACAGTGCTTATAGGCGGGGAATCCATGTATTTACAGACACAGTCTTTAAGACATAACCCCAGGATTATTATTGCCACCCCGGGCAGGCTGATTGACCATGTGGGCCAGAAACATATACGGCTTGATGATGTGTCTATCCTCGTGCTTGATGAAGCAGACAGGATGTTTGATATGGGCTTTGCCCCGCAGATTGAACGAATTATTAAACTTATTCCGTCTGACCGGCAGACCATGCTTTTCTCAGCCACAATGCCGCCGGGTATCGTAAAAATCGCGTCAACATGCATGCACATGCCCGTGCGCACGGAAATCGCGCCTGAGGGTACCGCGGCTGAACTTATTTCGCAGGAAATGTTCATTGTCAAAAATGATTTAAAAGGCAAACTTTTAGGCGAACTGCTTAAACAATATACCGGTTCGGTCCTTATGTTTGTGAGGACGAAAATTGGAGCGCAGAAAGTTACCCGGCTTTTAAGGCATATGGGATATCCCGCGGCGGAAATACATTCGGACAGGTCCCAGTTCCAGCGGAAAGAGGCTTTATATGGTTTTAAAATCGGCAAATACCGTATTTTGGTCGCGACGGATATCGCGGCAAGAGGGATTGATGTAAGAGGGATTGAGCTTGTCATTAATTATGATTTACCGGATGATCTGGAGAACTATGTTCACAGGATTGGCCGCACGGGGAGGGCCGGCCGGGAAGGCCATGCTATTTCCTTTGCGACTCCCGAACAGGGAAGGGACGTGCAAAACATTGAAAAAATAATAAGAACGACAATCCCTAAATCTTCACACCCGGGGATCACGGCTGAACAATTTATCTCCATGCCGAAACCGCCTGTTTCATCGCGTTATTCTCACCGCAAAAAGTATCAGGGTTTTAGCCATCGTTCAGGGTATAATGCTCCGGCTAACAAATACGGGGCCAGGAAAACAAACAGGAAACCCAGGCCGTGGTAA
- a CDS encoding radical SAM protein: MKILLLVSPFKSLNPKTYKTELLGVLYLGANLRKHGHEVIIYDLTLESPIKKENGLFLYSVPEDVIKNKIMSFKPDVLGVSCHYASSKQEAYDIFSLTKRIDPDIVTVIGGLFVSVYKTKSVSGCDAIDYGLIGESENSLIDLLSYISSKSPALNSIDGLIYRDGNKIMENSKKNFIKDLDSLPFPARDMVPIEKYMNNNLRLYGLGNRPSLSLLTSRSCPNLCSFCNMWMVHGVGWRFRSVENILAEIDGMVNKYKAEHIYIMDDNFLLRGDRVKQLCEEIIRRKYNIRWNTPNGISVRGIDIELVRLMKRSGCASVCLAIESGSEYIRNTVMKKNTSTDQIIRAVQCFHQEQIPVGGFLILGMPGENEKYFKETVNFINRLPLSFIIASYAIPYPGTKLYSDLINMKIIEDGFQPEIDLLSRPVFETKDFTRSDLIRRKKKLLMSFYLKNIPQIMRELIGGRLYWLTKDDVRRFIHNSLNL; encoded by the coding sequence ATGAAAATACTTTTATTGGTATCGCCGTTTAAGTCTTTAAATCCCAAAACTTATAAAACAGAGTTGCTTGGTGTTTTATATCTTGGTGCGAATCTGCGGAAACATGGCCATGAAGTCATAATTTATGACCTTACACTCGAATCCCCCATAAAAAAAGAAAATGGGCTCTTTTTATACAGTGTTCCGGAAGATGTTATCAAGAATAAAATAATGTCTTTTAAACCTGATGTTCTGGGTGTTTCATGCCATTATGCTTCCAGTAAACAGGAGGCATATGATATTTTTTCATTAACTAAAAGAATTGATCCCGATATTGTAACTGTTATAGGCGGGCTTTTTGTTTCGGTTTACAAAACCAAGTCTGTTTCAGGTTGTGATGCTATTGATTACGGATTGATAGGGGAATCTGAAAATTCATTGATTGACCTTTTATCTTATATATCTTCGAAATCCCCCGCATTAAACAGCATAGATGGTTTAATTTACAGGGATGGCAATAAAATCATGGAGAATTCCAAGAAAAATTTTATTAAAGATTTGGATTCTTTGCCTTTTCCGGCCAGGGATATGGTCCCTATTGAGAAATATATGAATAATAACCTGAGATTATACGGGCTGGGAAACCGTCCAAGTTTGTCCTTATTAACAAGCCGTTCTTGTCCTAACCTGTGTTCATTTTGCAATATGTGGATGGTGCATGGAGTGGGATGGCGTTTCAGGAGTGTGGAAAATATACTGGCTGAAATTGATGGAATGGTAAATAAGTATAAAGCCGAACACATATATATTATGGATGATAATTTTTTACTCAGGGGTGACAGGGTAAAACAGTTATGTGAAGAGATAATCCGGCGAAAATACAATATCCGTTGGAATACCCCAAACGGCATATCAGTCAGAGGAATAGACATTGAACTTGTACGGTTGATGAAAAGATCGGGCTGCGCCAGTGTGTGTCTTGCTATTGAGAGCGGAAGCGAATATATAAGAAATACAGTTATGAAAAAAAACACATCCACGGATCAAATAATTCGCGCCGTGCAGTGTTTTCATCAGGAGCAAATTCCAGTTGGAGGTTTTTTGATACTTGGGATGCCGGGTGAAAATGAAAAATATTTTAAAGAGACAGTGAATTTTATTAATAGATTGCCTCTTAGTTTTATTATTGCAAGTTATGCAATTCCTTATCCCGGGACAAAACTGTACAGCGATTTGATAAATATGAAAATTATAGAAGATGGATTTCAGCCTGAGATTGATTTGCTCTCCCGCCCGGTATTTGAAACGAAGGACTTTACCAGGTCAGATTTAATCAGGAGAAAGAAAAAATTGTTAATGTCGTTTTATCTTAAAAATATTCCGCAAATAATGCGTGAATTAATAGGCGGGCGGCTTTATTGGTTAACTAAAGATGATGTCCGTCGGTTTATACATAATTCGCTGAACTTATAA
- a CDS encoding outer membrane lipoprotein-sorting protein encodes MKKIKSQESGARISEAVLILCLVFLVPGSKKIFSDENLTPREIMQRVVDQFRPDTEVQEIEMTLVDKDGRQWLRTGTFYNKKKTQKDDMRLFVFHSPPDLDKSGVLTIENISGEDDQWIYVPAYHTVRRIPPSSRGSQYMGTDFYYEDIITPRPEEYEYTITGKEKFQGTECTIINSIPVSDRLKKESGYGKIIAWVDEGKYVILKQELYNKNNELIKILVNSGLKKYKNSYYWNHREMLTIATGHKTIIENKKITIDEPLDDEIFTIRFLKRGK; translated from the coding sequence ATGAAAAAAATCAAGAGTCAGGAGTCAGGAGCCAGAATTTCAGAAGCGGTTTTAATTTTATGTTTGGTATTTTTGGTTCCTGGTTCCAAAAAAATATTTTCAGATGAAAATTTAACCCCGCGTGAAATTATGCAGAGAGTAGTTGACCAATTCAGGCCGGATACAGAGGTCCAGGAAATTGAGATGACCCTTGTTGATAAAGACGGCAGGCAGTGGCTGCGCACAGGAACATTTTATAATAAAAAGAAGACACAAAAAGATGATATGCGCCTTTTTGTTTTCCATTCACCGCCCGATCTTGATAAAAGCGGGGTTTTGACAATTGAAAATATCTCGGGCGAGGATGACCAGTGGATATATGTCCCGGCATACCATACTGTCCGGAGAATTCCTCCAAGCAGCCGCGGGAGCCAGTATATGGGGACGGATTTTTATTACGAGGATATAATTACCCCGAGGCCCGAGGAATACGAATATACAATTACAGGAAAAGAAAAGTTTCAGGGGACGGAATGTACGATTATAAATTCCATTCCGGTTTCGGACCGCCTTAAGAAAGAATCCGGTTACGGGAAGATTATCGCGTGGGTTGACGAAGGCAAATATGTTATTTTAAAGCAGGAGCTTTATAATAAAAATAATGAATTGATAAAGATATTGGTGAATTCCGGTTTGAAAAAATATAAAAATTCATACTACTGGAACCACCGTGAAATGCTTACAATTGCCACGGGCCATAAAACTATTATTGAAAACAAGAAAATTACCATTGATGAACCGCTTGACGATGAAATATTTACTATAAGGTTTTTAAAGAGGGGGAAGTGA